In Alkalihalobacterium alkalinitrilicum, a genomic segment contains:
- a CDS encoding DUF421 domain-containing protein, which translates to MFEFWTGAPDLPVYGFLIRALIVYVYVFIMVKLLGQRSMNSINPIDFIFGVIIGDIVGEPLSSGDLPLGGPLAAAALIAGLHLALSVLALHTPRFRRVIEDEPIILVRHGKILKKEMKKAKVTIESLLMDLRLLEADLKEVDYAILEANGQISVIKQSQYQSVTAQDMSLSTNPKGYPTVLIEDGNIILANVKKVGTVEWLREQVTKHGYGSYKDIFLMTMDEGGQIYISPQENQT; encoded by the coding sequence GGGGGCACCAGATCTTCCTGTATATGGATTTTTAATACGCGCACTCATTGTATATGTATATGTCTTTATAATGGTTAAATTACTAGGTCAACGTTCTATGAATTCTATTAACCCAATCGACTTTATTTTCGGTGTTATCATCGGGGATATCGTCGGTGAGCCACTCTCGAGTGGTGACCTTCCTCTTGGAGGTCCACTAGCGGCTGCAGCGCTAATCGCAGGTTTGCACCTTGCATTGTCTGTTCTTGCTTTACATACTCCTCGTTTTAGGAGGGTCATTGAGGATGAACCGATCATTCTTGTTCGTCACGGTAAAATTTTGAAAAAGGAAATGAAAAAAGCGAAAGTGACAATCGAATCTTTATTAATGGACTTACGATTACTTGAAGCGGATTTAAAGGAAGTGGATTACGCTATTTTAGAAGCAAATGGTCAGATCAGTGTGATTAAACAAAGTCAGTATCAATCGGTTACGGCTCAAGATATGTCTTTATCAACGAATCCTAAAGGGTATCCAACTGTACTTATTGAGGACGGAAATATCATTTTAGCTAATGTAAAAAAAGTAGGAACTGTGGAGTGGTTGAGGGAACAAGTAACAAAACATGGCTATGGTAGCTATAAGGATATTTTTCTGATGACCATGGACGAAGGTGGACAAATTTATATAAGTCCTCAAGAAAATCAAACGTAA
- a CDS encoding FbpB family small basic protein, whose protein sequence is MRKVRKLSFEELVQENKRELLNDKEALEKLEERWEQKIQRENGAAL, encoded by the coding sequence ATGAGGAAAGTTAGAAAATTATCATTTGAAGAACTAGTACAGGAAAATAAACGTGAGTTATTAAATGATAAAGAAGCCCTTGAGAAATTGGAAGAACGTTGGGAACAAAAAATACAAAGAGAAAATGGAGCCGCTTTATAA
- a CDS encoding acid-soluble spore protein N yields MAKSKHAFDQFRPNHLGTQPRKSDSNKGKKMNTKGNEHPDYVPPKG; encoded by the coding sequence ATGGCAAAGTCAAAACATGCATTTGATCAGTTTCGCCCAAATCATTTAGGCACGCAGCCTAGGAAAAGTGACTCAAACAAAGGGAAGAAAATGAATACAAAAGGGAATGAGCATCCAGATTATGTTCCACCGAAAGGCTAA
- a CDS encoding VanZ family protein — protein MFQIRTKLNLSTHQQIRAVAFVLFVIYLGLLFYVTLFAWNYGASLGPAGPGGRNYNIIPFRSIYRIAVFSKDIMDPIVILLGNVVLFMPFGFLLPFVFKYFKNVILKVTFISCLISIFIEVSQFLFTLRVANVDDVILNTFGAFLGVIIFVVLNSFKKRIIFFYKK, from the coding sequence GTGTTCCAAATTCGTACAAAATTAAATTTATCAACTCATCAACAAATAAGAGCGGTTGCTTTTGTTTTATTTGTTATTTATTTAGGTTTGCTTTTTTACGTCACCTTATTTGCTTGGAATTATGGTGCCTCACTTGGACCAGCTGGACCTGGTGGACGAAATTATAATATTATTCCTTTTCGAAGTATTTATCGTATTGCTGTATTCAGTAAAGACATCATGGACCCTATTGTCATCTTATTAGGAAATGTTGTTTTATTTATGCCGTTCGGTTTCTTATTGCCTTTTGTATTTAAATATTTTAAGAACGTTATTCTAAAGGTGACCTTTATTTCTTGTTTGATTTCAATATTCATTGAAGTGAGTCAATTTTTGTTTACATTGCGTGTTGCCAATGTGGATGACGTTATTTTAAATACATTTGGTGCATTTTTAGGTGTGATTATTTTTGTAGTTCTTAATTCCTTTAAAAAACGAATTATCTTTTTTTATAAGAAATAA
- a CDS encoding TVP38/TMEM64 family protein, which translates to MLKKIGALALYVIIGLLLYLYGDSLVTWLNMYARDFILLTMIVATLLSLFPIIPYPIIGGIVGAAFGPALGAFVIWVGSSAASIIMFLVVRYSFQDWGNAILRNYKPLEKITVLFEKNAFFVIFLTRLIPIIPSIIVNIYSALSRVSFMNYAIASSLGKMPSMLLFAIVGNTLVTNPRDLIIILLLYILFVVIVFGCFKLWKKRVLPN; encoded by the coding sequence ATGTTAAAAAAGATAGGTGCATTAGCACTTTATGTCATCATTGGCTTATTACTTTACTTATATGGCGACTCATTAGTAACATGGCTAAACATGTATGCTAGAGACTTTATACTCTTAACAATGATCGTCGCAACGTTATTATCTTTATTTCCGATTATTCCCTACCCTATTATAGGAGGAATAGTTGGAGCTGCATTTGGTCCTGCTTTAGGGGCTTTTGTCATTTGGGTTGGTTCTTCAGCCGCCTCTATTATTATGTTCCTTGTGGTTCGTTACAGCTTTCAAGATTGGGGAAATGCAATACTTCGTAATTACAAACCACTTGAAAAGATAACCGTATTATTTGAGAAAAATGCATTTTTTGTCATATTTCTAACACGACTAATACCGATTATTCCTTCAATCATTGTGAATATTTATTCAGCCTTAAGTCGCGTATCATTTATGAATTATGCGATTGCCTCGTCTTTAGGTAAAATGCCTTCTATGCTGTTATTTGCAATCGTCGGAAATACATTAGTCACTAACCCCCGTGACCTAATTATAATACTTCTTCTATATATCTTATTTGTAGTCATCGTTTTTGGATGTTTTAAGTTATGGAAAAAACGTGTATTACCCAATTAG
- a CDS encoding copper resistance CopC family protein, whose translation MKKVLFFIVICSLMMPLQVFGHSYVGSSSPNEGELVEEPLEQIQVNFDAGIEQHTSIELVNEAGEVIPISEQSVEAQTLTAILVQPIYSGNYTIHWTALGSDGHTTEGTISFSVDAPEPDIIIEDEEVPEIAQEESILEEELSENEESSEENVQEVDMEVNEEFSSNSALFLIIGIIILAVAFILVRRRK comes from the coding sequence GTGAAAAAAGTATTGTTTTTTATTGTAATCTGTAGCTTAATGATGCCCTTGCAAGTTTTTGGACATTCATATGTTGGCTCATCTTCACCTAATGAAGGAGAATTAGTGGAGGAACCATTAGAACAAATACAAGTAAATTTTGATGCTGGAATTGAACAACATACGTCGATTGAACTGGTTAATGAAGCAGGGGAGGTTATCCCAATAAGCGAACAATCGGTTGAAGCGCAGACGTTAACGGCAATATTAGTACAACCAATATATAGTGGGAACTATACCATTCACTGGACGGCTTTAGGAAGTGATGGGCATACTACAGAAGGTACTATTTCTTTTTCAGTCGATGCACCTGAACCTGATATAATTATTGAAGATGAAGAGGTTCCAGAGATTGCACAAGAAGAAAGTATATTGGAAGAGGAATTATCTGAAAATGAAGAGAGTAGTGAGGAAAATGTGCAAGAAGTTGATATGGAAGTAAACGAAGAATTTTCTTCGAATAGCGCTCTTTTTTTAATAATCGGAATTATAATACTAGCTGTAGCATTTATTTTGGTTCGTCGTCGAAAATAG
- a CDS encoding copper resistance D family protein has product MIEISQALMYVLFSFLIGLALLSIVSDQYRPLFIVKNSWVYSSICIIPLLSLVPVLSVSYYIHVQYEAPFVSTLTQVVLGYKMGQAWMVTMLLAIILVAIYYYVDYARTFFAKMLFFVFLLASTVSTSWASHAASLEEAGFLYNGMHFIAATVWMGTIFVISWFASEKNIEKWSSFIRWFSPISIGAMAILIISGLLLMTIIVPEYVNSWVLSYGQLLLLKHLLIIPILVFGVVHGFLLRKRLQKFGISRFRNTLKAESVVGLFIFVITAIMTERVPPHEVARTLQMTEPSYLFQWITGEHIGSIVPLTFTINVLSISLLILSAILLSFVIFEVLRGKGWIRITFLCTLFALVTMVGLVVSTQPSSEGWIDDQRFSSPLEAIQSEYDGNVEVLVERQVGNELLAVVYHIDDDKLAANLLYKEGEDFYKVNESNLMIGGIPISELDHKIRTFIIRNGPWLEDDQPFTYVTIGHIREPGEVEKVAIYFEGDTSETIVENNTFINIISADEEWDPNHPIEFFNKDEEVIGGYMRGFLEEGVYCH; this is encoded by the coding sequence GTGATAGAAATTAGTCAAGCACTAATGTATGTGTTATTTTCGTTTTTAATAGGCTTGGCCTTGCTTTCGATAGTTTCGGATCAATATAGGCCTTTATTTATAGTGAAAAATAGTTGGGTCTATAGCTCAATTTGTATTATCCCCCTGTTGAGTCTAGTACCTGTGTTGTCCGTTTCTTACTACATCCATGTGCAATACGAAGCCCCGTTTGTTTCGACATTAACTCAAGTTGTGCTCGGATATAAAATGGGGCAAGCTTGGATGGTTACGATGTTGCTAGCTATTATTCTCGTAGCCATTTATTATTATGTGGATTATGCACGAACTTTCTTTGCAAAGATGCTTTTCTTTGTTTTCCTTCTTGCTTCTACGGTTTCCACTAGTTGGGCTAGTCACGCAGCCTCTTTAGAAGAGGCTGGATTTTTGTATAATGGGATGCATTTTATAGCCGCAACGGTATGGATGGGAACTATTTTTGTTATCAGTTGGTTTGCGAGTGAAAAAAATATTGAAAAGTGGTCTTCATTTATTCGCTGGTTTTCACCAATTTCAATCGGTGCCATGGCTATATTAATTATTTCAGGTTTATTACTAATGACAATCATTGTTCCAGAATACGTCAATTCTTGGGTGCTTTCGTATGGTCAGTTGTTACTGCTGAAGCATCTCTTAATCATTCCTATTCTTGTTTTTGGGGTAGTTCATGGATTTTTATTAAGAAAGAGATTACAAAAATTTGGTATTTCACGCTTCCGAAACACTTTAAAAGCGGAAAGTGTCGTTGGTTTGTTTATATTTGTAATTACTGCGATTATGACAGAAAGAGTTCCTCCACATGAAGTGGCTAGAACTTTGCAAATGACAGAACCTTCATACTTATTTCAATGGATTACAGGCGAGCATATTGGTTCGATAGTACCACTTACTTTCACGATAAACGTACTTTCAATAAGTTTATTAATTTTATCTGCCATTCTATTATCTTTTGTTATTTTTGAAGTACTTAGAGGAAAAGGCTGGATTCGAATTACTTTCCTATGTACATTATTTGCCCTAGTAACGATGGTGGGTCTAGTAGTTAGTACTCAACCATCAAGTGAGGGATGGATTGATGATCAGCGCTTTTCTTCTCCTTTGGAAGCTATACAATCGGAATACGATGGTAATGTAGAAGTATTAGTAGAACGTCAGGTAGGGAATGAACTGCTTGCTGTCGTTTACCACATCGATGATGATAAATTAGCAGCCAACCTACTGTATAAAGAAGGTGAGGACTTTTATAAAGTGAATGAAAGTAACTTGATGATCGGAGGGATCCCGATTAGTGAACTTGATCATAAAATTCGTACCTTTATTATACGTAATGGACCTTGGCTCGAAGATGACCAGCCTTTTACGTACGTGACGATCGGACATATTCGTGAGCCAGGTGAAGTTGAAAAGGTCGCTATTTATTTTGAAGGGGATACGAGTGAGACGATTGTAGAAAACAATACTTTTATTAATATTATCAGTGCGGATGAAGAATGGGATCCAAATCATCCGATAGAGTTTTTTAATAAGGATGAAGAAGTCATTGGTGGTTATATGAGAGGTTTTCTTGAAGAAGGTGTTTATTGCCATTAA
- a CDS encoding DMT family transporter, with protein MEKQTTPILTYIMLAIATSTWGSAFIAGKVAIESFEPATVAFFRFLGAMLLLFPIMWMMEKNRPKPTKKDWGLFALLGLTGIAIYNICFFLASKHAPVIKSSLFIAANPVLIVLLSGWFLKETITKRHIVGMIVALFGVAIIITNGQLLDLVKTGFEPIDFVLLGAVISWALYSVLGKVVLGKFSAIVSTTYAVFFGTLFLLPFALYELTWSQVQGATVGVWASLLHMSIFVTVISFIMYYQGIKQVGAAKASIFINVMPVSAVIMATIFLGETFTMAHGVGALFVLSGVYIGTYVKTKKLKRNTPSQEAMVK; from the coding sequence ATGGAAAAACAAACAACACCTATTTTAACCTATATTATGTTGGCAATAGCAACAAGTACATGGGGAAGTGCATTTATTGCTGGAAAGGTTGCAATAGAAAGCTTTGAGCCAGCTACTGTTGCCTTTTTTCGTTTCTTAGGTGCCATGTTGCTTTTATTCCCAATTATGTGGATGATGGAAAAAAATCGACCAAAGCCAACAAAAAAAGATTGGGGTCTTTTTGCGTTATTAGGGCTTACTGGAATAGCAATCTATAATATTTGTTTCTTTTTAGCAAGCAAACATGCTCCTGTTATCAAAAGTTCTCTTTTTATTGCAGCCAATCCTGTTTTAATTGTACTTTTATCAGGATGGTTTTTAAAAGAAACGATCACCAAACGCCATATCGTTGGGATGATTGTAGCGTTATTTGGCGTAGCCATTATTATTACGAACGGACAACTCCTAGACCTAGTGAAAACTGGGTTTGAACCGATTGATTTTGTTTTATTGGGTGCAGTTATTAGCTGGGCTCTTTATAGTGTTTTAGGCAAAGTAGTTCTTGGGAAGTTTAGTGCGATTGTGTCGACGACTTATGCTGTATTTTTTGGCACATTATTTTTACTACCATTTGCCCTTTATGAACTAACGTGGTCTCAAGTGCAAGGGGCAACGGTAGGAGTTTGGGCTTCACTTCTACATATGAGCATATTCGTTACAGTTATTAGTTTTATCATGTATTATCAAGGAATAAAACAAGTGGGTGCTGCAAAAGCATCTATATTTATTAACGTAATGCCAGTTTCTGCTGTTATTATGGCAACAATATTTTTAGGTGAAACATTTACAATGGCTCATGGTGTTGGGGCATTATTCGTACTGTCAGGTGTGTATATTGGTACATATGTGAAAACGAAAAAACTAAAACGTAATACACCTTCACAAGAGGCAATGGTAAAATAA
- a CDS encoding AAA family ATPase translates to MNNELNILVDDINNKVKLWLDGPELFDDEPLALRYLTFLENRTEPIARRLRASLLSLLALKRSERYKSDDPLLTKWLDEALAIEPNQPIANRIFINQLISKLQVDIIPEQLPQIRETDHGASKKKIAQDYFQIANQFFSRANNVNAILIKARQSAEKLDKNEHLEKINELEKIIADLHEPMLSIAKATEAYQESATGIFYSASQLSEIRLSIKRVEQLKEVWQNSIQREESIQKEEDRFPQSFLTLNEMVGLSEVKDRVKGLYHFLQYQHRRKEEGFHIQDDLSLNMIITGNPGTGKTMLARLLAKIYYELGILPREDVLEVDRSQLVGGFVGQTEENTLKVIEKALGGVLFIDEAYSLKRDGAASNDYGQSVIDTLVSAMTNSEYAGKFAVILAGYPEEMRQFLWANPGLRSRFPESNHIHLPNYLIDELLLIGERMALINDYVFSIDGLKELQKRIENEQVDETFGNARTVKNIVLDAIFKKGSRIDMTKPLTIEQMTILNGQDVKKAHLNKKNKKKVH, encoded by the coding sequence TTGAACAATGAATTAAATATTTTAGTAGACGATATCAATAATAAAGTAAAATTGTGGCTAGACGGACCAGAACTCTTTGACGATGAACCATTAGCCCTACGTTACCTTACCTTTTTAGAAAATCGAACAGAACCTATCGCCAGACGACTACGTGCTTCATTATTATCCTTACTAGCCTTAAAAAGAAGTGAACGGTATAAGAGCGATGATCCGTTACTAACGAAGTGGTTAGATGAAGCATTAGCGATTGAACCAAATCAACCGATAGCGAATCGGATATTTATAAACCAGTTAATTTCAAAACTACAAGTAGATATTATCCCTGAACAGTTACCTCAAATTCGGGAAACTGACCATGGTGCCTCGAAGAAAAAGATCGCTCAAGATTATTTTCAGATTGCAAATCAATTCTTTTCTAGAGCAAACAATGTTAATGCCATATTGATAAAGGCTAGGCAATCTGCAGAGAAGTTAGACAAAAATGAGCACTTGGAAAAGATTAATGAACTTGAAAAAATTATTGCGGATTTACACGAGCCGATGCTGTCGATTGCAAAAGCAACTGAAGCGTATCAAGAGTCAGCTACGGGCATTTTTTACTCCGCTTCACAATTAAGTGAAATTCGACTTTCGATTAAGCGGGTCGAACAGTTAAAAGAAGTATGGCAAAATTCGATCCAACGGGAAGAATCCATACAAAAGGAAGAAGATCGATTCCCTCAATCGTTTCTTACACTAAATGAAATGGTCGGATTGTCGGAAGTTAAAGATCGGGTGAAGGGACTATATCATTTCCTTCAGTATCAACATCGGCGAAAAGAAGAGGGGTTTCATATTCAAGATGACCTAAGCTTAAATATGATTATTACAGGAAATCCAGGCACTGGGAAAACAATGTTGGCTCGCCTTCTAGCTAAAATTTATTATGAACTTGGAATATTGCCTCGCGAAGACGTCCTTGAAGTGGATCGCTCGCAACTTGTTGGAGGATTTGTTGGACAGACAGAAGAAAATACGTTAAAAGTGATTGAGAAAGCTTTAGGAGGCGTTCTTTTTATAGATGAAGCTTATAGCTTAAAGCGAGATGGTGCTGCAAGTAATGATTATGGACAATCTGTTATTGATACGTTAGTATCTGCGATGACAAATAGCGAATATGCGGGGAAGTTTGCGGTAATTCTGGCTGGTTATCCCGAGGAGATGCGTCAGTTTTTATGGGCGAATCCTGGACTAAGAAGTCGCTTTCCAGAATCTAACCATATCCATTTACCTAATTATTTAATCGATGAATTGTTATTAATAGGAGAAAGAATGGCACTAATAAATGATTATGTATTTTCGATTGATGGGTTAAAAGAATTACAAAAGAGAATTGAAAACGAACAAGTGGATGAAACCTTTGGAAATGCACGTACCGTGAAAAATATAGTGCTAGACGCGATCTTCAAAAAGGGTTCCCGAATAGATATGACGAAACCCTTAACTATCGAACAAATGACGATCCTTAACGGACAAGATGTTAAAAAAGCTCACTTGAACAAGAAGAACAAAAAGAAAGTGCATTAA
- a CDS encoding AAA family ATPase: MIGLDEVKKEVQALSSLVRVQQLRADKNMRVIPVQLHSIFTGNPGTGKTTVAKLFSELLKEIGLLKRGHVVIASRADLVAGYVGQTAIKTKKKIREALGGVLFIDEAYSLAAGGEKDFGREAIDTLVEEMTKHNENLVVILAGYPDEMKRLIDQNPGLESRFKKYIQFNDYSKEEIFDMVMMYATEYGYQLNNQAISYVQEELQNIRITSNGRFAVNLVERAIQMQAQRICQLNEDAIETSLLMTLQKEDFVI; this comes from the coding sequence TTGATTGGTTTAGATGAAGTGAAAAAAGAAGTACAGGCATTAAGTTCGTTAGTTCGTGTTCAGCAACTACGTGCTGATAAAAATATGCGGGTGATACCTGTACAACTTCACTCGATATTTACTGGGAATCCAGGAACTGGGAAAACGACAGTGGCTAAATTATTTTCTGAGTTATTAAAAGAAATCGGTCTTCTTAAGCGAGGGCATGTTGTTATTGCTAGTAGAGCAGATCTTGTTGCAGGTTATGTTGGCCAAACGGCAATTAAAACGAAGAAAAAAATTCGTGAGGCTTTAGGAGGGGTTTTGTTCATTGACGAAGCGTATTCGTTGGCAGCAGGTGGAGAAAAGGATTTTGGACGGGAAGCCATCGATACGTTAGTTGAAGAAATGACCAAGCATAATGAAAATTTAGTCGTCATTTTAGCAGGTTATCCTGATGAAATGAAGCGTCTCATTGACCAGAATCCTGGTTTAGAGTCGAGGTTTAAAAAGTATATTCAGTTTAACGATTATTCAAAAGAGGAAATATTCGATATGGTTATGATGTATGCAACAGAATACGGTTACCAACTAAATAATCAGGCAATCAGTTATGTCCAGGAGGAACTACAAAATATTAGGATAACAAGCAATGGACGTTTTGCGGTAAATTTAGTTGAAAGAGCGATACAAATGCAAGCACAACGCATCTGTCAATTAAATGAAGATGCTATTGAAACTTCATTGCTTATGACATTACAAAAAGAAGATTTTGTAATATGA
- a CDS encoding acyl-CoA thioesterase, translating into MKKSITEIEVRYKETDQMGVVHHSNYVVWCELGRTHLIKKLGFSYAQMERDGILSPVTAINLAYKSPARYGDTVTIETWVERYDGIRVVYGYNIINQEGVQCVTGTSEHVCVKKESFRPISIRKHLPDWHAVYEREKKDAE; encoded by the coding sequence ATGAAAAAATCAATTACAGAAATAGAAGTACGTTATAAAGAGACCGATCAAATGGGTGTCGTTCATCATTCAAATTATGTGGTTTGGTGTGAATTAGGACGGACACATTTAATTAAAAAATTAGGTTTTAGTTATGCACAAATGGAAAGAGACGGTATTTTGTCACCTGTGACGGCGATAAATTTAGCTTATAAATCTCCTGCAAGATATGGTGATACGGTCACAATTGAAACGTGGGTTGAACGATATGATGGTATAAGAGTAGTATATGGATATAACATTATAAATCAAGAAGGCGTTCAATGTGTGACAGGTACTAGTGAACATGTATGTGTAAAAAAAGAGTCGTTTCGCCCAATTTCAATTCGTAAGCACTTGCCTGATTGGCATGCTGTATACGAGCGTGAAAAAAAGGATGCAGAGTAA
- the tlp gene encoding small acid-soluble spore protein Tlp, translating into MAKPDNRKNNVERLQQMRENTIENIEAAEETLAQSDMDGAERQAVEQKNERRRESINAFEAEIKDEKEARERGEY; encoded by the coding sequence ATGGCTAAACCAGATAACCGAAAAAACAATGTAGAAAGACTACAACAAATGCGAGAAAACACAATCGAAAACATTGAAGCTGCCGAAGAAACACTAGCTCAAAGTGATATGGATGGTGCGGAAAGACAAGCAGTGGAGCAAAAAAATGAACGACGACGAGAAAGCATCAATGCATTTGAGGCAGAAATTAAAGATGAAAAAGAAGCTCGTGAGCGAGGAGAATATTAA
- the nadE gene encoding ammonia-dependent NAD(+) synthetase, with the protein MTQQQEIMTALQVNPEVDASVEIRRRVEFLKSYLLHTGMKGYVLGISGGQDSTLTGKLVQLAINELNNENQEQTFTFIAVRLPYGVQLDEKDAQDALDFINPTERITVNIKPAVDAAYSSFTEATGATLSDFNKGNTKARERMKVQYDLGAHFQCLVVGTDHAAEAVTGFFTKHGDGACDIAPLFGLTKRQGKALLKELECPSHLYQKTPTADLEENRPALPDEVALGMTYEQLDDYLEGKEVPPEVQEKIERRYVMTEHKRNLPVTIFDNWWKD; encoded by the coding sequence ATAACGCAGCAACAAGAAATTATGACAGCTCTACAAGTGAACCCTGAAGTTGACGCAAGTGTAGAGATTAGACGGAGAGTTGAATTTTTGAAATCGTATTTACTTCATACTGGAATGAAAGGGTATGTTCTCGGAATCTCTGGTGGACAAGATTCCACTTTAACTGGAAAACTTGTTCAGTTGGCGATCAATGAATTAAACAATGAAAATCAAGAACAAACCTTTACTTTTATTGCAGTACGTCTTCCTTATGGGGTACAACTAGATGAAAAAGATGCTCAAGATGCTCTTGATTTCATAAACCCCACCGAAAGAATTACCGTAAATATAAAACCTGCGGTCGATGCAGCTTATTCTTCTTTTACAGAAGCTACAGGGGCAACATTATCCGATTTTAATAAAGGGAATACAAAAGCGAGAGAAAGGATGAAAGTGCAATATGATCTAGGGGCTCATTTTCAGTGTTTAGTCGTTGGAACCGATCATGCTGCTGAAGCTGTTACTGGATTTTTTACGAAGCATGGTGACGGAGCATGTGACATTGCGCCACTATTTGGCCTAACGAAACGTCAAGGCAAAGCATTGTTAAAGGAACTAGAATGTCCTTCTCACTTATATCAGAAGACACCAACTGCTGACTTAGAAGAAAACCGACCGGCTTTACCTGATGAAGTTGCTCTTGGAATGACATATGAGCAACTAGATGATTATTTAGAAGGAAAAGAGGTACCACCTGAAGTTCAAGAAAAAATTGAGCGGCGATACGTAATGACTGAGCATAAACGTAATTTACCAGTGACTATATTTGATAATTGGTGGAAGGACTAA
- a CDS encoding DUF4352 domain-containing protein: protein MIKQKYIILLALCSLLFGFAGFWAGTNYAASTMTDVEEVEKVEDQRLQVGDSVTINGVDLTVNDVKLDRTNEEYDYVIVDLSITNQKEHIHEFTLHKLTLVDEEGYAYEHDHQYDTKGILGGQIAPQRTVRGEVAFFVPSNEKYEFIYTDHLRTGQVIWYVDSSSMKIVKREKE from the coding sequence ATGATTAAACAAAAATATATTATATTATTAGCGCTCTGTTCTTTATTATTTGGTTTTGCTGGTTTTTGGGCTGGGACAAACTATGCGGCTTCAACAATGACGGATGTGGAAGAAGTTGAAAAGGTAGAGGATCAACGTTTGCAAGTCGGAGATAGTGTAACGATTAATGGGGTGGATTTAACTGTTAATGATGTGAAATTAGATAGAACAAATGAGGAATATGATTACGTAATTGTTGATTTAAGTATTACGAATCAAAAAGAACATATTCATGAGTTTACGCTCCATAAATTGACCTTAGTGGATGAAGAAGGTTACGCTTATGAACATGATCATCAATACGACACAAAGGGGATATTAGGTGGTCAAATAGCACCACAACGAACTGTTCGTGGAGAAGTTGCTTTTTTTGTTCCTAGTAATGAAAAGTATGAATTTATTTATACAGACCATTTGCGAACTGGACAGGTGATTTGGTATGTTGATAGTAGTAGTATGAAAATTGTGAAAAGGGAAAAGGAATGA